The Nocardia sp. NBC_01329 sequence TCTATCTGGCGAGAACAGCGGACGGCGATATCGTCCAGCTCGAGGTGGACGAGCCATTGCAGGATGTGGGGCTGGCGGGGCTGTCCGTCGACCCGCGCGGGCTGGTCAGCGACGCCGATCTCGATATCGTCCGCGACACCCTCGAACCGGGCACCTCCGCCGTGGTGGTGGTCTACGAACAGACCTGGGCCCGTCGGCTGGGCGCTACCGTGGCCGCTGCCGGCGGCGAACTGGCGCTGCACGTCCAGATTCCGCGCGACGCCGTGGACGCGGCGCTCGCCGCCTCGTGAGAAAGGACCGGCCATGGTGTTCAGGGCAGGACGCGTAGGACGGCCGGGGCTGCTCGGCACGGTCGCCCGGACGGCCGTGGTGGCGGGTACCGCCCGCGCCACCACCAATGCCCTCGACCGTCGCTCCCAGCGCCGGGCGAGCGAGCAGCAGGCATACCAGGAACCGCAGCAGGTCTACCAGGAGCCTCCGGCGCAGTACGCGCCGCCGCAGGCCCCGCCCGTACCCGCGCAGTCCGAACAGGACCTGGTGGCCAAGCTGGAGCGTCTCGGCCGGTTGCGCGATTCCGGGACTCTTTCGGAGCAGGAGTTCGCGGCGGCCAAGGCTCAGCTACTGCAGTAGCCGGGCTGCTGAAGTGACGGGCTACTGAAGTGGCGCTAGAGCCCGTTGACGATCACCGCGTCGCAGTCCGCGGCCGCCTGCCGCAGCGGGATCGCCGCCTGGGGTTCAGGATCCGGCTTTCCCGTTACGCCGGAGCAGATGCGGCCGCAGCCGGTTGAACCCGCGCACCCGCACACTGCGCAGATGCCGGATATCCAGTTCCGTCTCACCGTCCAGTGCGGCCGCGGCACCGTCGTCCACCAGGATCGTGCCCGGCCGGGCGACACCGGTGAGCCGGGCGGCGATGTTCACCACCGAGCCGTACAGGTCGCCGAAACGCTGCAGCACCGGCCCGTAGGCGATGGCCACCCGCAGTTCCGGGGTGGTGCCCACGGTCATGGTGGATTCCTGCAGCGCCAGCGCGATCCGGGCCGCGGCCAGCGGCGATTCGGCCGCGAACATGACTTCGTCACCGACGTTCTTGACAACCCAGCCGCCGTTCTCGGCGATGGCGTCGTTGGTGGTGGACTCGAAGGCTTCCAGCAACGTGGACAGTTCGTCCGGATGGAGGTGCCGGGTCAGCCGGGTGTAGCCGACCATATCCGCGAAGCCGACGGCCAGCACCCTGGTCGAATCCTCGGCCGGGCCGGTCTCCTCCAGATTGCGCGCGAGCGCCGCGTCGAGGTGCCGTCGCCACGCGTAGGACAGCAGGCTCTCCAGCAATTCCACCGTTTCGGCGGTCGCGGTGCGGGTGATCTGTGCGCGGTCCCCGTCGGCTCCGGCGGCGGCGACGCGTCGATCGATCTCGGCGAGCACCAGATCGACCTGCCATTCCGCCAGGCGCGCCATGGTCTGTCCGATCGTGCGGGCGGTGGCGGCCTGCTGGCGGGCATCGGCCCCGGCCAGGATCCCGACCTCCCGGAACCGCTGGATCGCGGCGATATCCGCGTCGGTGTAATCGCGCGCACTGTCGTCCTCGCTGGCGGGGAAACCCAGGGAGACCCACAGCCGTCTGGCCAGCTCCGGCGATACCTCGGCTTTTTCGGCGACCTCGATACGGTTGTAGCGCCGACGGCCGGCGAGCAGGCTCGCCTCTGCCGCCGACCGCACCGATTCGGCCCTCTCCTGCGACACCATGGCCGAAACCTTACGACGCCGCGGCGGCCTGGCGGCGGGACGGGAGGAATCGTTCGGTGATCTGCGTCATGGCGCCGGTATCCCGGACAGCTACCGACCCGGCCGCGCGGACCAGGACCCCGCGGCCGGGGCCACCTGCGGCGCCGCCGCGGGCGCGGGCGCGGGCGCGGGCGCGGGAGCGGGCGCGGGCGCGGGCGCGGGAGCGGGCGCGGGCCCGGGCACCTCGACGGGAGGGATGACCGCCTCGACGGGAGGAGCGGGCGCCTCGACGGGGGCGGGCGCCTGGGCAGGAGCGGGCGCGGGAGCCGGGGGCGCCGTCGGCGGCGGGGCGGTCGTCACCGGCTGTGGGGCGGAGTTCGGGGGCAGCTCCGGGGCGGGGACCGCCTGCGGCGTGGTGGGGATCGCGGGCGAGCCGGGGGCCTGCGCCGACTGCGGCGCCGGGGCCGATCGCGGTGCGGGAACCGGCGCCGAGGGCGGGGCCGCCCGGCCCGGTTCGCTCCGCGAGACGAACAGCGGCCGATCGGTCGGGAGATTGATGAAACTCGGCGCGGCCGGATCCAGCGCCAGATGCTGAGGTTTGAGCTCGGTGTCGTTCAGCATGGGCCGGAAGGCCAGCGCCTTGGGCGAGTTACCGGCGAAAACGTCGAGCCGCAGCCGGTGCCCCGGCGCCAGCACCGCCTGGATCGGAATCACCGCGATATCGAGGGTGACCGCTTCGCCGGGCACCACCTTCTGCACACTGTCGAGAGTGAGCGGGTTGTGCGGCGCGGTGAGATCTCCGTTGGGTGACCGGGTGCTGCGGGCGTCGTCGATCGCCCGCAGCGACGCGGTGAGCTGGCCGGTGCTCAGCACGGTCGAGGTGCCGTCCGGCGCCACATCGTTGACCGTCACGTTCCAGTAGCCGTCCTGGGCGTCGTGGACCGTGTTGAGGTGCACGTTGATCGGACCGGACACGATCGTGCGTTCGGCGATCGGCTCGGTGGTGAAGGTGAGCGCGTTGCGTTCGGCGATCCGGGAATCCTTGGCGCACATATCCAGTACCGCGCCGATCCCCGCCGATCCCTGCGCCATATCCCGCGAACACAGATTCGTCAGACCCGGCGCCACCGTGAGCCGGTCGGCTCCGTCCGGCTGCCCGACGAGCGAACCGTCGTGCACGCTGTCGTCGGTGGTGCCGCTGGGGGCGCCGGACAGATAGACCCGCCGGTGCGTCATACCCGGCTGCGGGAACTGGTCCATCACCACCCAGTTGCCGCCCTGCTCCCAGACGATCACCGGGCCGTAACCGGCGATACCGTTGTCGATGTCCTTGAGCCAGTGGTCGAACCACGCGCGCTGCAGAACGTCCAATCGCGGCGGGGACCCCGCCCGGCCCGTTCCCGACCCGGGGTTGGCGTGATAGGTATCGCCGACGATGAGCTGTTTACGCCCCGGCGGCAGCTGGATGTCGTTGTAGAGAGTGGTCGCGCTGTTGGCGAAGATATCGTGCCAGCCGCCGTAGACGAAGGTCGGCACGGTGATCTTCTCCGGATGGCCCATGATGCCCTGCCGGAAGGCGCTGTTCTCGTCCAACGCGTCGGCCAGCGCCGGTGGCATATTGCGCAACGACGGTGTGAGCAGGGCTTGGGCCAGCAGGTCGTAGTTCGTCGCGGGATCGGCCATCCGGTCGCTGAGCCACTGCCAGTCGAAGGTGCCGTCGAGCATCGACTTCACATCCGGCATGAGTTTCGCCTGGTTCACCTGGTTCAGCCACAGCGGCAGGAAGGTCACGCCCACTCCGCCGCCCGGTGCCACCACATCGCGCATGAGATCGCTACCGGGTTCGACCGGGAAGATGGCCTGCAACGGTTTCGGCGCGTTCTCCGCGGCGCGCAACTGATTGATCCCGGCGTAGGACCCGCCGCTCATGGCGATCCGTCCGTTGGACCAGGGCTGACGGGCCGACCATTCGATCACCTCGCGCGTGTCGAGCTGTTCACGTTCACCGAGGGTGTCCCACAGTCCCTGCGACTGCCCGGTACCGCGCACATCGACCGATACGACCGTGTATCCGGCGCGGACGAGCTGGCTGTCGAGCCCGAGCACGGTCGCCACCGTGCCGCCGTCGAGGGCGTGCAGCAGATCCTCGAAGCCGCTGATCGGGGTGCCGGTCAGGTTGATCCGGCGTACCAGGTCCATGGTCCACTGCCGCACTTCGGGATCGCCCATCGCCGAATCGATGAGACTCGACATCATCTTCGAGTACGGCGTCATGGTGACGATCGTGGGCAGCGGCCGGGTCTCGGCCGCGCCACCGGCCGCGGCGGGCCGGTAGACATCGGCTTTGAGTACGACGCCGTCGCTCATGGTGATCAGCACGTCTTTGTCGATCTGTGTTTCCGGATACGGCTGCGGCCCGTCGTGCAGGGCGGTCCACTGCTGGGCGAGCTCGGCCGGTGACGCGGCAGGCGCGGTATCGCGATGGACCGGGTGGCGTGCGTATTGCGCTGCCACCACCAGGATCACGGTCACGATGATGACCACGGTGGCGGCCGCGAGCCCGTGAACCCGGTACAGCCGCATGAACAAACCCTCCACCTCGTGGTTCCGGTTTCCGCGCACAGGTGGAGCCGACGATAGCAATTCGCTCTGACCGAATGGGGTTCCGACGCGCGGTCCCGGCCGATTACCGGAATCCGAGGTGAGTGTGGCCGCGCAGGTGATGCGCGCTGCGGACCTCAGCCCGCCCGTCGCGCCCGCAGGACGAGATCCTTGATCTGATGGCCGGCGGCGGGCCGGTTGCGATCACGCCGGTCCTCGACCTCGATGGTCCATTCGTCGCCGAGGAGCCCCGCGATTTCGGACGGCTGATAGAAGTCGTACGGGTCGAAACCATGCGGATTCTCTTCGCGCGGCGGGAATTCGGTGGGGTCGTGCGAGACGAACAGCAGCGTCCCCTCCGGAGCCACGGCTTCGAGCAGTCCGCGCACGGTGGCGTGGTCCGATTGGTGGGCGATCGGGAAGTAGTGCGCCGAGACCAGATCGAACGAACCCGCCGGCATCGGCGCGACGGTGATATCGGCGCGCTGCCAGGCGATCTCCGGATGCCCGGCCCCCGCGCGGTCCAGCGCAACCTGCGAGATGTCGACGGCGGTCACCTGCCAGCCCTGCTCGGCCAGCCAGTATGCGTCCGCACCCTCACCGCAGCCGAGATCCAGGACTCGGCCGGGTGTCATCCCGGTCACTTCGGTGACGAGGGCATCGTTGGGCAACCCACTGAAGTGCTGGTCGCTGCCGCTGTACATATCGTCCCAGAATTGCTGGTCCATGCGTTTTCTCCTGATGTGGTCGAGGTGCGCTGCCCAGCATCCGGGCAAACAGCTGGCTTGACAAATTTATTTGCCATATCTGCAATAGAGGGATGGATCAGGAGTTCGGCGAAGTCATCGAGGCGATCGGCCCACGGTTGCGCGAGCTGCGCCGCCGCAACGGCACCACATTGACGGCGCTGTCCGAGGTCACCGGCATCCCGGTGAGCACGCTGTCCCGCCTGGAATCCGGTCAGCGCAAACCCAGCCTCGAACTACTGCTCCCCCTGGCCAAGGCCCATCAGGTGCCGTTGGACGAATTGGTCGACGCACCGGAGACCGGCGACCCCCGGGTGCACACCCGTCCGGTGACCCATCACGGCCAGACCTTCATCCCGTTGACCCGCAGACCGGGCGGACTACAGGCCTACAAGCAGATCCTGTCCGGCCGCGCCGCCGCCCAGCCCGATCCGCGCACCCACGAGGGTTACCACTGGCTCTACGTCCTCAACGGCAAACTGCGCTTGATCCTGGGCGACCAGGACATGATCCTCACCCCGGGCGAGGTCGCCGAATTCGACACCCACCTGCCGCACTGGTTCGGCAACGCCGACGAGCACCCCGTGGAATACCTGAGCATCTACGGCCCGCAGGGCGAGCGGTTCCACATCAAGGCCAGATATCGGCCGGAGTGATATCGACCCCGCGCCTACGCTGCGGAAATTAGAATAGTTACCGTTTCGTGATCAATGTTGTCCGTGTCGTTTCCGGATCGGCGCGCATTTCGGCGAAACATGACTCCCCGGGTTTGCAGGACCGACATATAGCTGTGGTGTATTTCCAACGCTGTTCGAGCAGTCGGTGATGTTCTCGCCGCGCAATCGGCGGTGAAAGTCGTTGTGATCCACCGGCTCTCGACCTGAGCACGGAGGACCGCAATTATGGAGTCTGTACCGATACGTCAGCGCTGTGCCGCACTGGTCCTCATGGCCGCCGCGGCCGGCGCCATTCTCGGAACAACGGCACCCGCTCGAGCTCAGCCGATAACCGTTCCCGGCCTCGGCACATTCGAACTCCCCGATCAGATCCAGTTGCCGACCGGAATCCCCGGGATCGGCATACCCGCCCCACAGATCTCCCCCGCCCCGCCGGTCGGCGATATCGCGGTCGCGGCGGCGCGCAGCAAACTCGGGGCACCCTATGTCTCCGGCGGCGCCGGGCCGAATGTTTTCGACTGCTCGGGCCTGGTGCAGTGGGCATATCAGCAGGCCGGAGTGCAGGTACCGCGCACCAGCTGGTCCCAGCTGTCCGCCGGCACCCCGGTCTCGCTCGATCAGCTGCACGTCGGCGATGTGATCTCCTACAGCGGCGGCGGCCATTCCGCGCTGTACGCCGGGGACGGTCAAGTGATCCACGCGGCGACCGACACCGTGGAGATATCCCCGCTGTCGTATTCGCCCGCGGTCGGAGCACGCCGCTTCTGACCCGGGCCGCGACGTGGTCCCGGCCGACCGGCAGCAAGCCCGAACCACAGCCTCGGGCCCACGACGCACAGGTACAGCACGGCCCCGGAACGGTTTGCGTTCCGGGGCCGGCTGCGAAAATCCGAGACGTTCGGACTTCCGACCGCGCCTCGCCCTTTCTTTGATCACGCCTTCGCCGGAGCATACGATCGGCCGGCCCATACAGCCGACCGGCAAGTTACAAACTCAGGCGGTCCTGTCAACATTTCGTGAACGGAAGGCCCGGAAACACAGAAAAGCCGTGCATTTCCCGCCCGCGGGAAAAATTACAAATGCCTATTAGTAGTTTCGACCATTACTGTGACGCCGTGTCACTCACCCCAGCAGTCGATCCCGTCTTACCGAGCAGGTCAGGACGTGGATATCGAGCCCCGGCCATACCGGCCCACATGCTCGTAGTCGCCGCGATGATATGCATTCATCTCGGCTCGGCCATGGCCAAGAATTTGATAGAAATCGCGGGCGCCCAGACAACGGTATGCCTGCGCATCGCATTCGCCGGCCTTCTCGCGATCCTCATCTGGCGCCCGTCCCTGCGGATCGACCCGCGCGCGATTCCCGGTATCGTGGCGCTCGGCGCCGCCATCGCAATGATGAACCTCTGCTTCTACGCCGCCATCGAGCACATACCACTCGGTATGGCGGTCACCATCGAATTCCTCGGCCCGCTCTGCGTCGCCCTGTTCACCTCCTGGCGCCCGAGCAACCTGATCCTGGCCGTGACCGCGGGCGCCGGAGTACTACTTCTCACCGATTCCGCCGGAACCGCCTCGTGGACCGGAATCGGCTTCGCACTGCTGTCCGGACTCGGCTGGGCCGGTTACATCGTCTTCGGTAAAGCCGTTGCCCGCTACACCCCGACCAACGACGCCCTCGCCCTCGCCCTGGGACTCGGTGCCCTGGTCACGGTCCCGGTACTGCTGACCCGCACCGAGGACCTCCCACTGGATCCCTGGTTCCTGACCGGGGCCGTCGCCGTCGCCGTACTCACCTCATTGGTCCCACACGCCATCGAACTCAACGCGCTACGCCACATGGAGGTCTCGACCTTCGGCGTCATGATGAGCATGGGACCGGCGGTCGCCGCGCTGGCCGGGCTCGCCCTGCTCGGCGAGACATTGCGGCCGCTGCAGTGGGCGGGTATCGCCGCGGTGGTCGGGGCGAGCGCGGGCGCGACCCTGCTCGCCGACCGACGCACACCGATTCCGCCCGAAACCCCTGCGGGGCCCCAGCCCGTCCGGCCGATCCCCAACGACCCAGTTCCAGCTACCTGATCTGTGGATACGGCGCGCATACCGCGTTCGGCGTCACCGACCCTCGATCGATATCGCTCCCGAGAAAGCGCTGCGGCGCGGTTTCATCAGGTGCGCGGCGCATACGGGTCGGTCAATGTCACCGGTGTGCGCGCCGTCTCCGAAACAGCTTCGGGGAAGAACGAACCGGCGACATACAATCGCGCGCGAGTGCGCCCCACCGGTTCCAGAATCCGCCTGCGGACGAGTTCACGCAGGTCACGCTGGGCCTGCTGAACACTCAGACCTTCACTCTGTTCGTACCGGCTCCGACGCACCCGACCCGACATCGCCACATCGTGCAACGCGGTGACCAGACGTTCGTCGAGCGATTCGGCGGTCGCGAACTCCGATAGCTGCTCCCATACCCGCCCGGATCGGACGAACCGCGCACGCACGGACTGCGCCTGCTGGTGGTACGCGGTCAGGTTGAACCGGACCCACTCCGATACATCCTGGCCGGGACGATATTCGCTGCCGAGACGTCGCAGCACCCGGTAGTACTCCCACGTATTACCCGGCCGGCCGAGCCATGCCTCGATCGAGCAGAACTCCGGGGCCAGCACCCCCTCCCGAGCGATCATCAGCGTCTGTAGTGAGCGCGACATCCGGCCGTTCCCGTCGGCCCACGGATGGATGGAGACAAGATGCAAATGCGCCATGGCCGCGCGAATCAGCGGATGCGTCCCGTCCGCGGTTTCGAGCCAGTCCACCAACTCCGCCATGAGCCGGGGAACCGCGTCGGCGTCCGGGGCGGTGTACGCGGCAATACTCGGGTCGCGGGCATCGGTTACATAGACCTGTCCACGCCGCCACTGCCCCGCCGGTTTGCGCGGTGAATGACGATGTCCCTGCAACATCCAATGCAGGGCATTCAGCATCTCTTTGACGTAGGTGAAGTCTTCGACGTCGTGCAAGGTCTGGATATAGGTCATCATCTGCTCATAGGCG is a genomic window containing:
- a CDS encoding DUF6325 family protein yields the protein MTTERLGPVELAVLAFPADRVAPSVVDALREVVDHGDATIIDLIYLARTADGDIVQLEVDEPLQDVGLAGLSVDPRGLVSDADLDIVRDTLEPGTSAVVVVYEQTWARRLGATVAAAGGELALHVQIPRDAVDAALAAS
- a CDS encoding SHOCT domain-containing protein, with protein sequence MVFRAGRVGRPGLLGTVARTAVVAGTARATTNALDRRSQRRASEQQAYQEPQQVYQEPPAQYAPPQAPPVPAQSEQDLVAKLERLGRLRDSGTLSEQEFAAAKAQLLQ
- a CDS encoding adenylate/guanylate cyclase domain-containing protein, encoding MVSQERAESVRSAAEASLLAGRRRYNRIEVAEKAEVSPELARRLWVSLGFPASEDDSARDYTDADIAAIQRFREVGILAGADARQQAATARTIGQTMARLAEWQVDLVLAEIDRRVAAAGADGDRAQITRTATAETVELLESLLSYAWRRHLDAALARNLEETGPAEDSTRVLAVGFADMVGYTRLTRHLHPDELSTLLEAFESTTNDAIAENGGWVVKNVGDEVMFAAESPLAAARIALALQESTMTVGTTPELRVAIAYGPVLQRFGDLYGSVVNIAARLTGVARPGTILVDDGAAAALDGETELDIRHLRSVRVRGFNRLRPHLLRRNGKAGS
- a CDS encoding CocE/NonD family hydrolase, encoding MRLYRVHGLAAATVVIIVTVILVVAAQYARHPVHRDTAPAASPAELAQQWTALHDGPQPYPETQIDKDVLITMSDGVVLKADVYRPAAAGGAAETRPLPTIVTMTPYSKMMSSLIDSAMGDPEVRQWTMDLVRRINLTGTPISGFEDLLHALDGGTVATVLGLDSQLVRAGYTVVSVDVRGTGQSQGLWDTLGEREQLDTREVIEWSARQPWSNGRIAMSGGSYAGINQLRAAENAPKPLQAIFPVEPGSDLMRDVVAPGGGVGVTFLPLWLNQVNQAKLMPDVKSMLDGTFDWQWLSDRMADPATNYDLLAQALLTPSLRNMPPALADALDENSAFRQGIMGHPEKITVPTFVYGGWHDIFANSATTLYNDIQLPPGRKQLIVGDTYHANPGSGTGRAGSPPRLDVLQRAWFDHWLKDIDNGIAGYGPVIVWEQGGNWVVMDQFPQPGMTHRRVYLSGAPSGTTDDSVHDGSLVGQPDGADRLTVAPGLTNLCSRDMAQGSAGIGAVLDMCAKDSRIAERNALTFTTEPIAERTIVSGPINVHLNTVHDAQDGYWNVTVNDVAPDGTSTVLSTGQLTASLRAIDDARSTRSPNGDLTAPHNPLTLDSVQKVVPGEAVTLDIAVIPIQAVLAPGHRLRLDVFAGNSPKALAFRPMLNDTELKPQHLALDPAAPSFINLPTDRPLFVSRSEPGRAAPPSAPVPAPRSAPAPQSAQAPGSPAIPTTPQAVPAPELPPNSAPQPVTTAPPPTAPPAPAPAPAQAPAPVEAPAPPVEAVIPPVEVPGPAPAPAPAPAPAPAPAPAPAPAAAPQVAPAAGSWSARPGR
- a CDS encoding class I SAM-dependent methyltransferase; this encodes MDQQFWDDMYSGSDQHFSGLPNDALVTEVTGMTPGRVLDLGCGEGADAYWLAEQGWQVTAVDISQVALDRAGAGHPEIAWQRADITVAPMPAGSFDLVSAHYFPIAHQSDHATVRGLLEAVAPEGTLLFVSHDPTEFPPREENPHGFDPYDFYQPSEIAGLLGDEWTIEVEDRRDRNRPAAGHQIKDLVLRARRAG
- a CDS encoding helix-turn-helix domain-containing protein translates to MDQEFGEVIEAIGPRLRELRRRNGTTLTALSEVTGIPVSTLSRLESGQRKPSLELLLPLAKAHQVPLDELVDAPETGDPRVHTRPVTHHGQTFIPLTRRPGGLQAYKQILSGRAAAQPDPRTHEGYHWLYVLNGKLRLILGDQDMILTPGEVAEFDTHLPHWFGNADEHPVEYLSIYGPQGERFHIKARYRPE
- a CDS encoding C40 family peptidase, with translation MESVPIRQRCAALVLMAAAAGAILGTTAPARAQPITVPGLGTFELPDQIQLPTGIPGIGIPAPQISPAPPVGDIAVAAARSKLGAPYVSGGAGPNVFDCSGLVQWAYQQAGVQVPRTSWSQLSAGTPVSLDQLHVGDVISYSGGGHSALYAGDGQVIHAATDTVEISPLSYSPAVGARRF
- a CDS encoding EamA family transporter, with the protein product MAKNLIEIAGAQTTVCLRIAFAGLLAILIWRPSLRIDPRAIPGIVALGAAIAMMNLCFYAAIEHIPLGMAVTIEFLGPLCVALFTSWRPSNLILAVTAGAGVLLLTDSAGTASWTGIGFALLSGLGWAGYIVFGKAVARYTPTNDALALALGLGALVTVPVLLTRTEDLPLDPWFLTGAVAVAVLTSLVPHAIELNALRHMEVSTFGVMMSMGPAVAALAGLALLGETLRPLQWAGIAAVVGASAGATLLADRRTPIPPETPAGPQPVRPIPNDPVPAT
- a CDS encoding Fic family protein codes for the protein MATVDVEDLLAGEHDVDISEENRAETLAYEQMMTYIQTLHDVEDFTYVKEMLNALHWMLQGHRHSPRKPAGQWRRGQVYVTDARDPSIAAYTAPDADAVPRLMAELVDWLETADGTHPLIRAAMAHLHLVSIHPWADGNGRMSRSLQTLMIAREGVLAPEFCSIEAWLGRPGNTWEYYRVLRRLGSEYRPGQDVSEWVRFNLTAYHQQAQSVRARFVRSGRVWEQLSEFATAESLDERLVTALHDVAMSGRVRRSRYEQSEGLSVQQAQRDLRELVRRRILEPVGRTRARLYVAGSFFPEAVSETARTPVTLTDPYAPRT